In the Telopea speciosissima isolate NSW1024214 ecotype Mountain lineage chromosome 2, Tspe_v1, whole genome shotgun sequence genome, one interval contains:
- the LOC122650751 gene encoding uncharacterized protein LOC122650751, protein MVSTVSGAHTATSSAPSSLVSVNLHPSLPLKLSSTNFLLWCAQFLPLLHGHNLLGYVDGSFPRPSPVSSDGSTVLLTILLLIFGIVKKGIATVMEFRLEVHSIADALAAINSPALDEDLVLAVLRGLRDDYKDFATSVRLRVESISFLDLLGLLLTQELYLQSSASATTSGILTANVSTRGGSEKSRGGSDKSWSRYRGGSDRFRRSNNWNQARSPDRNRGSNNHITADLSNLAISESYNGSDGVIVGNGQALSITCFGSTSMVSSGHIFSHTTVLCVPSIHCNLLSIS, encoded by the exons atggTGTCAACCGTCTCTGGTGCGCACACTGCAACTTCGTCTGCTCCTTCTTCCTTGGTTTCCGTCAATCTTCATCCCTCTTTGCCTCTGAAGCTTTCTTCGACCAACTTCTTGCTCTGGTGCGCTCAGTTCCTGCCATTGCTTCATGGTCACAATCTCCTTGGTTATGTTGACGGATCTTTTCCTCGACCATCTCCGGTGTCCTCTGATGGTTCCACTGTGCTTTTGACGATTCTCCTTCTAATCTTTGGGATTGTCAAG AAAGGAATTGCTACTGTTATGGAATTTCGTCTTGAGGTGCACTCCATTGCTGATGCCCTCGCCGCTATCAACAGTCCTGCCCTTGATGAAGATTTAGTTCTTGCGGTTCTCCGTGGTCTTAGAGACGATTATAAGGATTTTGCCACTTCGGTTCGCCTGCGAGTGgaatccatttcttttttggATCTCTTAGGCTTATTACTCACTCAGGAACTGTACCTACAGTCCTCTGCCTCTGCCACAACCTCTGGCATTCTCACTGCCAATGTTTCTACTCGCGGTGGTTCGGAGAAGTCTCGTGGTGGCTCTGATAAATCTTGGTCGCGCTATCGTGGTGGTTCTGATCGGTTTCGTCGCTCCAACAACTGGAATCAGGCTCGATCCCCTGATCGCAATCG TGGTTCTAACAACCATATTACTGCAGATTTGTCTAATTTGGCCATCTCCGAATCATACAATGGTTCTGATGGTGTTATTGTCGGTAACGGTCAGGCTCTTTCCATTACttgttttggttctacttcTATGGTTTCATCTGGTCATATTTTTTCACACACTACGGTTTTATGTGTTCCTTCAATTCACTGTAATCTGCTCTCTATTTCTTGA